TGACCCGCGGATCGCGCACCTCAAAGGTCTTGCCGTAACGCCTGATTCGGCCGCCACCAGCCGCGGCGATGTTCTTGAGCCAGTCCCGGTTGGGTCCGTAGGTCAGGAGGATCGCCACGCCGTCGTCGGTGGAGAAGACCGTCAGCGGGGTTCGGTACTGTTGGCCCGATTTGCGGCCGACGTGCTCGAGAATCCCCATCGTCGGCGCCCAACCAGCCCACAGCCGCTGGATCGGATTGGTCACGTGCCTGTTGAACCGCGCCAGCCATTGCGGTAGTTGCATACCGGCCATCAAACTCTTCAGGGCGTGGCGTACGTCAAGCCCCCGTGGTTCACGCGCACGATATTCAACAAGATCGCGATGGCGACCGGCATCGGCGGCAGCCAGACGCTGACCGTGACCAAGCGCCTCAGCAGGCAACCGCAGAAGATCCCCGTGGTCGTGCCCGAGGTGGACGGGGTGAAGTACCTGGTGTCCACGCGCGGCGAGGCGGAGTGGGTGAAGAATGTGCGCGCTGTCCCCGACGTCATCGTCGGTGACCAGCGTTACGTCGCCAGCGAGATTCCGGTGGCGCAGCGGGCGCGCGTCATCGCCGCTTATCGCCCCCTGGCAGGCAAGGTCGTCGAGGGCTACTGGCGCCAGCTGCCCGACGATGCCGATCACCCGGTCTTCGTGTTGACCCCGAAGGGCTAGCCACTACACCCTGTAGTTGACGCATTTGGCCCGGCTGGGAGACTGGTGGCATGCGCAGCACCTCCTCAGCGACGGCGACCTCCGCTGCGCTGTTCGCCGACGCCTGCGCCCTCATCCCAGGTGGGGTGAACTCCCCGGTCCGGGCGTTCAACTCGGTCGGCGGCACCCCGCGGTTCATCACCTCGGCCAGCGGCTACTGGCTCACCGACGCCGACGACAACAAATATGTCGACCTCGTGTGCTCCTGGGGACCGATGATCCTCGGACACGCGCACCCCGCCGTCGTGGAGGCCGTTCAACGTGTCGCCGCCAATGGCCTGTCGTTCGGCGCCCCCACCCCGTCGGAGACCGAGCTCGCCGCAGAGATCATCGGGCGCGTCGCGCCCGTCGAGCGGATCCGCCTCGTGAACTCCGGTACCGAGGCCACCATGAGCGCGATCAGGCTCGCCCGCGGATACACGGGCCGGGCCAAGATCATCAAATTCTCCGGCTGCTATCACGGGCACAGCGATGCCCTCCTCGCCGACGCCGGGTCCGGTGTCGCCACGCTCGGCCTGCCTTCGTCGCCCGGTGTCACCGGGGCCGCCGCAGCCGACACGATCGTCATGCCGTACAACAACGTCGCTGCGATCGAGGACATCTTCGCTCAATTCGGCGACGAGATCGCCTGCGTCATCACCGAGGCCAGCCCCGGCAACATGGGCACAGTCCCGCCGCTGCCCGGCTACAACGCGGCGCTGCGACGCATCACCGCCGACCACGGCGCGCTGCTGATCTCCGACGAGGTCATGACAGGGTTCCGGGTCAGCCGATCAGGTTGGTACGGAGTCGATCCCGTCGATGCCGACCTTTTCACGTTCGGCAAGGTCATGAGCGGCGGCCTGCCCGCCGCGGCGTTCGGGGGCAGGGCAGAGGTGATGGAACGACTGGCCCCGCTCGGCCCCGTCTACCAGGCAGGCACCCTGTCGGGCAATCCGGTGGCGATGGCCGCTGGGCTGGCCACGCTGCGCGCGGCCGACGACGCCGTATACGCAAGCCTGGATGCCAACGCCGACCGCCTCAACGGCCTGTTCACCGAGGCGTTGACCGAAGCGGGTGTGGCGCACCGGGTTCAGCGCGCCGGCAACATGCTCAGCGTGTTCTTCACCGATCAGCCGGTGACCGACTTCGCATCAGCGCGGGCGTCGGAAACCTGGCGCTTTCCCGCCTTCTTCCACGGACTGCTCGATGCGGGGATCTATCCGCCGCCCAGCGCATTCGAAACCTGGTTCGTCTCAGCCGCTCTGGATGACGACGCATTCGACCGCATCGCCGCCGCCCTGCCGGGCGCCGCGCGTGCCGCAGCGGAAGCGACACCGCCCGCATGACAGTGAAAACGGTGGTGCACGTGATGCGCCACGGCGAGGTGCACAACCCGGAGAAGATCCTGTACGGCCGGCTGCCGGATTACCACCTCTCGGACCGGGGTCGGGCCCAGGCGCAGGCGGTCGCCGACTGGTTGGCCGAGCGCGACATCACCTACGTCGTGGCATCGCCGTTGGAGCGCGCACAGGAGACAGCCGGGCCGATCGCGGCCGCACACAATCTGCCGATCGACACCGACGGCGATCTGATCGAGTCGACGAATATCTTTCAGGGCCAACGGGTATCGCCGGGCGACGGTGCGCTGCGCAATCCGAGGAACTGGTGGCACCTGCGGAATCCGCGGCAGCCGTCGTGGGGTGAGCCCTACCGGGAGATCGCCGACCGGATGACGGCCGCACTTGAGCGGGCCCGCGGCGAGGCGGCCGGTCATGAAGCGGTGTGCGTCAGCCACCAGCTGCCGGTCGAGACATTGCGGCGCGCCATGACGAAGCGGAACCTGCATCACTTCCCGACCCGTCGGCTGTGCAACCTGGCTTCGCTGACGTCCTTCTACTTCCACGACGATGCCCTCGCCGGCTGGGGTTACGCGGAGCTGGCCGGGCAGTGAAGTCGTTGGTGGCCAGCTCCGGCGTTCGGCTCCTCGCGCTCATCGCTGCGGGTGCCGTGTGCATCGCGCTGGCCGGTTGCTCCACCGGAACCGACGCCGTCGCCCAGGGCGGCACGTTCGAGTTCGTCGCCCCCGGCGGTAAGACCGACATCACGTACGACCCGCCCGAAAGCCGCGGCCGCCCAGGCCCGTTGTCCGGTCCCGACCTGATCGATCCCGAGAGGACGATTTCGCTCGACGACTTTGCGGGCAAGGTCGTCGTGATCAACATCTGGGGGCAGTGGTGCGGGCCCTGCCGCACCGAGATGCCACAGTTGCAGCAGGTGTACGACGCGACGCGCGCGCAGGGTGTGGCGTTCCTCGGCATCGACGTCCGCGACAACAACCGGCAGGCCGCGGTCGATTTCGTCGTCGACCGCAAGATCACCTTCCCGTCGATCTACGACCCGCCGATGCGGACGATGATCGCGTTCGGTGGCAGATACCCCACCACCGTCATCCCGTCGACGGTGGTGCTGGATCGCGAGCACCGCGTCGCCGCGGTGTTCCTGCGCGAACTTCTCGCGCAGGACCTGCAACCGGTCGTGGAACGCCTGGCCGCCGAGGCGCCGGAGCCGGGTGAGGGCGGCACGTGAGTCTCGACCAGATCGACGAGCTGATGGCGGGTGGTCCGGTCCTGCTGGCCTTCCTCGTCAGCGCACTGGCCGGGCTGGTGTCCTTCGCCTCTCCGTGCGTGGTGCCGCTGGTACCGGGCTATCTGTCGTACCTCGCGGCCGTCGTGGGTGTGGAGGACCGGTCCGCACTGGGCACCTCGTCGGGGGAGAAAGGCGTCGCGGTCCGCACGGCGCGGGTGCGCGTCGCGGGAGCCGCAGCGCTGTTCGTCGCCGGGTTCACCGCGGTGTTCGTGCTCGGCACCGTCGCGGTGCTGGGCATGACGACGACGCTGATCACCAATCAGCTTCTGCTGCAACGTATTGGCGGCGTGGTCACCATCATCATGGGCCTGGTGTTCGTCGGCTTCATTCCGGTCTTGCAACGAGACACCCGGTTCGCGCCGCGTCAGCTCTCCACGCTCGCCGGCGCTCCGCTGCTCGGCGCGGTATTCGCGCTCGGCTGGACGCCGTGTCTGGGACCGGCGCTGACCGGCGTCATCGCCGTGGCGTCGGCGACCGACGGTGTCAACGTGTGGCGGGGCGTGGCACTGGTCATCGCGTACTGCATGGGACTGGGAATCCCGTTCGTGCTTTTGGCTTTCGGCTCCGCGCGTGCCGTCCAGGGCATGGCGTGGCTGCGCAGGCACGCGCGTGCCATCCAGATCTTCGGCGGCGTGCTGCTCATCGCCGTCGGCATCGCGTTGGTCACCGGACTATGGGGCGATTTCGTGTCCTGGGTGCGCGACGCCTTCGTCAGCGACGTGACATTGCCGATATGACCGACACATCCGCGCGAACCGGGCCCCCGCGAGAAGACGTGAAAGCCCCTAAAAGGACCCATTTCAAGGGGATTTCGCGTTTGCTTGCGCTGATGCGCAACACCTGGCGCACCTTGACGTCGATGGGCACTGCGCTGGTGCTGCTGTTCCTGCTCGCGCTCGCCGCCATCCCGGGTGCGCTACTGCCTCAGCGCAGCCTCAACGAGGCCAAGGTCGCGGAGTACATCGCCGAGCATTCGACGATCGGCCCGTGGCTGGACCGCCTGCAGGCGTTCGATGTGTTCTCCAGCTTCTGGTTCACCGCCATCTATGCGCTGCTGTTCATTTCACTCGTCGGCTGCCTGACGCCGCGGATGATCGAGCACGTCCGCAGCATGCGCGCGGTCCCGGTCGCGGCGCCGCGAAACTTCGGTCGGCTGCCCAAGCACCACACCGCCGAGGTGAGCGGCGAACCGCAGGCACTGGCGACGGCGATGACCGGCCGGCTGCGTGGGTGGCGCAAAGTCACTGACGTCCGCGACGGCAGCGTCGAAATATCGGCCGAGAAGGGCTATCTGCGCGAGTTCGGCAACATCGTCTTCCACTTCTCGCTGCTCGGCCTGCTCGTCGCCGTGGCCGCAGGGAAGCTGTTCGGCTACGAGGGAAACGTCATCGTCGTTGCCGACGGCGGGCCGGGTTTCTGCTCGGCGTCACCGGCGGCGTTCGACTCGTTCCGCGCCGGTAACACCGTCGACGGCACGTCCCTGCATCCGATCTGCCTGCGGGTCAACGACTTCCAGGCCGACTATCTGCCGTCCGGACAGGCCGTGTCGTTCGCCGCGGATATCGACTACCAGGCCGGGACGGACCTGACCTCGGACACCTGGCGGCCCTACCGCCTAGAGGTGAACCACCCGTTACGCGTCGGCGGCGACCGGATCTACCTGCAGGGCCACGGCTACGCCCCGACGTTCACCGTCACTTTCCCCGACGGGCAGACCCGCACGCAGACGCTGCAGTGGCGGCCCGACGATCAGATCACCATGCTGTCCTCGGGTGCGATGCGCTTCGACCCGCCGGCGGGCACCTACCCCGATCCGGATGAGCGGCGAAAGAACCAGATCGCCATCCAGGGTCTGTTCGCGCCCACCGAGCTGCTCCACGGGACGCTGCTGTCGTCGAGCTTTCCCGCGCCCAACGATCCGGCCGTCGCCATCGACATCTACAAGGGCGACACCGGCCTGGACACCGGCAGGCCGCAGTCGCTGTTCACCCTCGACCCACGCCTCATCGGGCAGGGCAGGCTGACCAAGCAGGCCAGGGTCAACCTCGGCGTCGGCGAGTCGACCCGCCTCGACGACGGCACCGTCGTGCGGTTCGACGGTGCGGTGCCGTTCATCAACGTGCAGGTGTCACACGACCCCGCCCAGATCTGGGTGCTGGTGTTCGCGCTGACCATGATGGCCGGTCTGCTGGTGTCCCTCGTCGTGCGGCGACGGCGGATCTGGATTCGAATCGGCCCCGGTGGGCCGGGTACCGTGAGCGTCGAGCTGGGCGGGCTGGCCCGTACCGACAACTCTGGTTGGGGCGACGAGTTCGAGCGGTTGACCGAGCGCCTGTTAGCCGGTGCCGACGATGCGCAGCGAGAGGAACCTGAGATGACCGAGCGAGAAGCGAAGCGGGATCGCGCATGACGAACGCCGAGCGCCCATGAACACCGACCACATCGACATCGGCCTGGCCCGGTACTCGGACTGGGCCTTCACCACGTCGGTCGTGGTGCTCGTCGGCGCCCTGCTCCTGCTCGCGGTCGAACTGGCGTACAGCCGAAGCCGCAAGGTCATCGAGCGTGAGGCGGTGGGTGCAGGTGTCGGCCCCGGCGGCGGCGGACCGGGCATCGTGGTCGAGCAGCCGCGGCGCAGTGTCGACGAGCGGATCGGCGGGGCGGGCCTGGCACTGACCTATCTCGGGATCGCCCTGTTGCTGGTCTGCATCGTGCTGCGCGGTATGGCCACCGCACGCGTGCCGTGGGGCAACATGTACGAGTTCATCAACCTGACGTGCTTCTCGGGCCTGGTGGCCGCGGCCATCGTGTTGCGCCGCCCTCAGGTCCGTGCGCTGTGGGTTTTCGTGTTGCTTCCGGTGCTGATCCTGCTCACGGTGTCGGGCCGCTGGCTCTACACCAACGCCGCTCCGGTCATGCCCGCACTGCAGTCCTACTGGCTGCCCATTCACGTCTCGGTGGTCAGCCTCGGGTCGGGTGTCTTCCTCGTCGCGGGCGTCGCGAGCATCCTGTTCCTGCTGAAGATGTCCAAGCTGGAAGAGCCCGATCGAGAGGGCCTGGTTGCCCGAGTCGTCCAGCGACTGCCTGACGCGCAGACGCTTGACCGCATTGCGTACCGCACGACGATCTTCGCGTTCCCGGTGTTCGGCTTCGGTGTCATCTTCGGCGCGATCTGGGCCGAAGAGGCGTGGGGTCGGTACTGGGGCTGGGATCCCAAGGAAACGGTGTCGTTCATCGCGTGGGTGATATACGCCGCGTACCTCCATGCCCGCTCGACGGCCGGCTGGCGTGACAAGAAAGCCGCGTGGATCAACGTCGCCGGCTTCATCGCGATGGTCTTCAATCTGTTCTTCATCAACCTCGTGACGGTGGGTCTGCACTCCTACGCCGGAGTTGGCTAGAAGGGGACAAGAAGCTGGATACGGACGCTAGCGCACCTAGAAACTCTTCTGGCGCAACGGGATTTCGTGGCCAGAATCGGTTTACGAACCCGGCGGAGGACGTGCCGCAGGACTGGACGGCGCCGACGCCACCCACCGGGTTGCCGGTGGTGATCCCGCAGACACCGTCACCGTCGGCCGCGCCCCCACCGCCCGCCCCGGATCCGCCGCCGTATCTGGATCTGTCCACGGTGGCGCTGCTCGGACAGCGCAAGCGGGCCCCGTCGGCGGGCTGGCGCAAATGGCTGTATCTGGCGTCTTTCAAGTTGATCAACGTCGGCGAGAGCCCGAAAGTGATCCACCGTGACGCCCTGATCGCGCAGGCGCAGCACCCGCTGCGTGGCTGCCACCGCATCGCCGTCCTGTCGCTCAAGGGTGGGGTCGGCAAGACGACCGTTACCGCGACGCTCGGTGCCACGCTGGCGTCTGTCCGCGGCGACCGCGTCATCGCCGTCGACGCGAACCCCGACCGCGGCACGTTGAGTCAGAAGGTTCCGCTGGAGACGCCGGCGACGGTCCGTCACCTATTGCGCGACGCCGAGGGTATCGAGGCCTACAGCGATGTGCGCGCCTACACCTCGCAGGGCGCGAGCCGGCTGGAGGTGCTGGCTTCGGAGAGCGACCCCGCGGTGTCGGAGGCGTTCAGCTCCGAGGACTACACCCGCACCCTCGAGGTCCTCGAGCGGTTCTACAGCCTGGTGCTCACCGACTGCGGCACAGGGCTGATGCATTCGGCGATGGCGGCGGTGCTGGCCAAAGCGGATGCGTTGATCGTCATCAGCTCCGGATCGGTCGACGGCGCGCGCAGCGCGTCGGCCACACTCGACTGGTTGGACGCCCACGGGCACGAGGATCTGGTGCGCGATTCGATCGCAGTCATCAACGCCGTCCGGCCGCGCTCCGGCAAGGTCGACATGAACAAGGTCGTCGATCACTTCACCCGGCGCTGCCGGGCCGTCTTGCAGGTGCCTTTCGACCCGCACCTCGAAGAGGGCGCCGAAATCAGCCTCGAACGACTGAA
The sequence above is drawn from the Mycobacterium gallinarum genome and encodes:
- a CDS encoding nitroreductase family deazaflavin-dependent oxidoreductase, with protein sequence MQLPQWLARFNRHVTNPIQRLWAGWAPTMGILEHVGRKSGQQYRTPLTVFSTDDGVAILLTYGPNRDWLKNIAAAGGGRIRRYGKTFEVRDPRVMPKAQAAASVTGLGRPLFARLPFEQAVLLTRV
- a CDS encoding nitroreductase/quinone reductase family protein, with the translated sequence MAYVKPPWFTRTIFNKIAMATGIGGSQTLTVTKRLSRQPQKIPVVVPEVDGVKYLVSTRGEAEWVKNVRAVPDVIVGDQRYVASEIPVAQRARVIAAYRPLAGKVVEGYWRQLPDDADHPVFVLTPKG
- the hemL gene encoding glutamate-1-semialdehyde 2,1-aminomutase, whose amino-acid sequence is MRSTSSATATSAALFADACALIPGGVNSPVRAFNSVGGTPRFITSASGYWLTDADDNKYVDLVCSWGPMILGHAHPAVVEAVQRVAANGLSFGAPTPSETELAAEIIGRVAPVERIRLVNSGTEATMSAIRLARGYTGRAKIIKFSGCYHGHSDALLADAGSGVATLGLPSSPGVTGAAAADTIVMPYNNVAAIEDIFAQFGDEIACVITEASPGNMGTVPPLPGYNAALRRITADHGALLISDEVMTGFRVSRSGWYGVDPVDADLFTFGKVMSGGLPAAAFGGRAEVMERLAPLGPVYQAGTLSGNPVAMAAGLATLRAADDAVYASLDANADRLNGLFTEALTEAGVAHRVQRAGNMLSVFFTDQPVTDFASARASETWRFPAFFHGLLDAGIYPPPSAFETWFVSAALDDDAFDRIAAALPGAARAAAEATPPA
- a CDS encoding histidine phosphatase family protein codes for the protein MTVKTVVHVMRHGEVHNPEKILYGRLPDYHLSDRGRAQAQAVADWLAERDITYVVASPLERAQETAGPIAAAHNLPIDTDGDLIESTNIFQGQRVSPGDGALRNPRNWWHLRNPRQPSWGEPYREIADRMTAALERARGEAAGHEAVCVSHQLPVETLRRAMTKRNLHHFPTRRLCNLASLTSFYFHDDALAGWGYAELAGQ
- a CDS encoding TlpA disulfide reductase family protein, which codes for MASSGVRLLALIAAGAVCIALAGCSTGTDAVAQGGTFEFVAPGGKTDITYDPPESRGRPGPLSGPDLIDPERTISLDDFAGKVVVINIWGQWCGPCRTEMPQLQQVYDATRAQGVAFLGIDVRDNNRQAAVDFVVDRKITFPSIYDPPMRTMIAFGGRYPTTVIPSTVVLDREHRVAAVFLRELLAQDLQPVVERLAAEAPEPGEGGT
- a CDS encoding cytochrome c biogenesis CcdA family protein, which produces MAGGPVLLAFLVSALAGLVSFASPCVVPLVPGYLSYLAAVVGVEDRSALGTSSGEKGVAVRTARVRVAGAAALFVAGFTAVFVLGTVAVLGMTTTLITNQLLLQRIGGVVTIIMGLVFVGFIPVLQRDTRFAPRQLSTLAGAPLLGAVFALGWTPCLGPALTGVIAVASATDGVNVWRGVALVIAYCMGLGIPFVLLAFGSARAVQGMAWLRRHARAIQIFGGVLLIAVGIALVTGLWGDFVSWVRDAFVSDVTLPI
- the resB gene encoding cytochrome c biogenesis protein ResB — protein: MRNTWRTLTSMGTALVLLFLLALAAIPGALLPQRSLNEAKVAEYIAEHSTIGPWLDRLQAFDVFSSFWFTAIYALLFISLVGCLTPRMIEHVRSMRAVPVAAPRNFGRLPKHHTAEVSGEPQALATAMTGRLRGWRKVTDVRDGSVEISAEKGYLREFGNIVFHFSLLGLLVAVAAGKLFGYEGNVIVVADGGPGFCSASPAAFDSFRAGNTVDGTSLHPICLRVNDFQADYLPSGQAVSFAADIDYQAGTDLTSDTWRPYRLEVNHPLRVGGDRIYLQGHGYAPTFTVTFPDGQTRTQTLQWRPDDQITMLSSGAMRFDPPAGTYPDPDERRKNQIAIQGLFAPTELLHGTLLSSSFPAPNDPAVAIDIYKGDTGLDTGRPQSLFTLDPRLIGQGRLTKQARVNLGVGESTRLDDGTVVRFDGAVPFINVQVSHDPAQIWVLVFALTMMAGLLVSLVVRRRRIWIRIGPGGPGTVSVELGGLARTDNSGWGDEFERLTERLLAGADDAQREEPEMTEREAKRDRA
- the ccsB gene encoding c-type cytochrome biogenesis protein CcsB; the protein is MNTDHIDIGLARYSDWAFTTSVVVLVGALLLLAVELAYSRSRKVIEREAVGAGVGPGGGGPGIVVEQPRRSVDERIGGAGLALTYLGIALLLVCIVLRGMATARVPWGNMYEFINLTCFSGLVAAAIVLRRPQVRALWVFVLLPVLILLTVSGRWLYTNAAPVMPALQSYWLPIHVSVVSLGSGVFLVAGVASILFLLKMSKLEEPDREGLVARVVQRLPDAQTLDRIAYRTTIFAFPVFGFGVIFGAIWAEEAWGRYWGWDPKETVSFIAWVIYAAYLHARSTAGWRDKKAAWINVAGFIAMVFNLFFINLVTVGLHSYAGVG
- a CDS encoding MinD/ParA family ATP-binding protein, yielding MDTDASAPRNSSGATGFRGQNRFTNPAEDVPQDWTAPTPPTGLPVVIPQTPSPSAAPPPPAPDPPPYLDLSTVALLGQRKRAPSAGWRKWLYLASFKLINVGESPKVIHRDALIAQAQHPLRGCHRIAVLSLKGGVGKTTVTATLGATLASVRGDRVIAVDANPDRGTLSQKVPLETPATVRHLLRDAEGIEAYSDVRAYTSQGASRLEVLASESDPAVSEAFSSEDYTRTLEVLERFYSLVLTDCGTGLMHSAMAAVLAKADALIVISSGSVDGARSASATLDWLDAHGHEDLVRDSIAVINAVRPRSGKVDMNKVVDHFTRRCRAVLQVPFDPHLEEGAEISLERLKPETREALLELAAVVTAGFPGARRDPI